The segment atttcaaaaatgtgGAGATAAGAAGTACACGTGTCCACGTGGAGATAATTAAGCTACATATTTAGGCAATTTTAAgaattttgatacaaaatataCACGTGGAAGTACTAGAAACgactgaaatattttttgattatttgaaatataaaaaGGCTGCGTAGAAATATAACTTCATCAGTTGGTGTACTGGTTGTTCTGGTAAGCTCACACCTGTTGACGACCACCATGTTTGTACCGATCGTCCTGGCAGTCGTCTGCCTTGCCAGCAGCACGGTCTTGGCTGCAACTGACAAACCATTCTATGACGTGGAAGACGCTGAGAACTTGTTCGAGACTTTTCTCCAAGAGTACAATAAAGTATACAAAAACCGGAGGGAGTATTACGAAAGGCTTGACAATTTCAAGAAAACCTTGAAGGAAATAAATGAACGGAATGCCAAATTTCCTGATACTGTGTTCGCATTGAACCACTTTGCTGACTTATACCCTGAAGAGCTGCAGCAATATTTAGGCTTCAAACTTCCAGAAAATATGACGGGTGTAGTACTCCCTAATGGGCCGACTCCGACGGAAGACCACTTTGACTGGAGGGACAAGGATGCTGTTACACATGTTAAGGACCAAGGAAAATGTGGTAGTTGCTTCATCTTCAGCGCTGTTGGTATGGTCACTTTATTAGATTTTACAATTTCTCTTATACGTATCTCTTTAAGAATCTCAATATTATCACTTATCAGCAATTTCTATTTATTCAACATAAGTTCCTTGCGAAATATCACATTCAAATtactattctattctactattCCATCTATTTTGTGGAATCTTGATTGAAAAATCCTTGTTTTTTGCTCTTTTACGCGAGTTTTTCAGTTTATTACGTAGTACGTCCGTATGACCAATAAGATAGGTTTTACATTACAAGAGTGTGTTATTTTACATCGTAAAGTTTAACAACAATTTGAGTAAAATCTTTTTGAATAAGGAAAATTCTgaataaagttataaaaaatacacgaaATTGAAACTAAATGAATGTATTGACAGGTGATATTGAAGGGCAGTACGCCATCAAACACAAGCAATGCTTAGCTTTCTCTGAAGGGCAGGCTCTCGACTGCCTCGACTCGGGAACATGCAACGGAGGTTGGATGCACTGGATTATGCAGTAAGTGATCATCGCTAgcaaaatacttaaataaaaaaaaccttgttGTATCATGTAAAAATAATCtgtcaaattgtgaactgtacgttacggtaccacaatatttcgttagttcataatctcgctagtgaaattataaactaacggtttttacaattttactgtGACATAGCCATTACCAGAGTAGACTTCACAAACGAGAACTAAGTATAAAAaacgagatattttttttaaataagaacATTGTGGAacttgcacatagttcgaatttcaaaaaccagtttgctcaacttatcgggcttcaccagtaaaccctcgaataAGTATAGTAACAGTATGAATGTTGCATTCTGATTGTTCATTTTCGCGTTACTTAATGAAGCTTGGAGGCTTATCCGAGTGTCAAATTATGCAACGACTTTTCTTTGTCTTAATTATCTTAAAAATGCGTTAACTTCAGGGAACTGgctcaaacaaataaaaaattggaaaaagaCTCAGACTATCCCTATAAAGCTAAAAAAAGAACTTGCACTGAAGACCCCAGTAAGGGAGTAGTGCTAGTAacaggtggcgacccgatcaaaaTCGCCGATGAAGAAGAATTGAAG is part of the Leguminivora glycinivorella isolate SPB_JAAS2020 chromosome 3, LegGlyc_1.1, whole genome shotgun sequence genome and harbors:
- the LOC125224911 gene encoding procathepsin L-like, with amino-acid sequence MFVPIVLAVVCLASSTVLAATDKPFYDVEDAENLFETFLQEYNKVYKNRREYYERLDNFKKTLKEINERNAKFPDTVFALNHFADLYPEELQQYLGFKLPENMTGVVLPNGPTPTEDHFDWRDKDAVTHVKDQGKCGSCFIFSAVGDIEGQYAIKHKQCLAFSEGQALDCLDSGTCNGGWMHWIMQELAQTNKKLEKDSDYPYKAKKRTCTEDPSKGVVLVTGGDPIKIADEEELKNKLVNLGPLAVALNANDFQFYHKGILEPKNCKGQDPNHGVLLVGYGEEKGKKFWIIKNSWGTGWGLKGYVKLLRGVDACGMGTSYTAHSQVA